One region of Gigantopelta aegis isolate Gae_Host chromosome 7, Gae_host_genome, whole genome shotgun sequence genomic DNA includes:
- the LOC121377217 gene encoding uncharacterized protein LOC121377217 isoform X3, translated as MSTMPADYSNAQSNSYDPDFISDIGHRMQIPDRISMDGNTDLRGGQNRFPSHMFVPDRILVAGDEKHIGLKSGLQTLDFSNVGPSSDSMSYVGLITPPRTLTLEERFPIVEETEMQSLNKIPPKLESNGLAPMPYTPGISPNDMVLLNEEDETTLLRTQVAKIARRLTVMEQDNQRRANRELFLYPAVFGYFMMKVLWWFFKSR; from the exons ATGAGCACCATGCCGGCGGATTACAGCAACGCCCAGTCAAACTCTTACGACCCGGATTTCATCTCAGACATCGGCCACAGGATGCAGATCCCCGACAGAATTTCGATGGACGGCAACACCGACCTCCGTGGAGGTCAAAACCGCTTTCCTTCGCACATGTTCGTCCCCGACAGAATACTTGTAGCTG GTGATGAGAAGCACATAGGTTTGAAGAGTGGTTTACAGACACTGGACTTCAGCAACGTTGGTCCGTCTTCTGATTCGATGTCGTATGTCGGACTCATCACCCCGCCGCGCACTCTCACCCTGGAAGAGCGGTTTCCAATCGTAGAGGAGACTGAAATGCAGAGTTTGAATAAGATACCCCCAAAACTTGAATCAAACGG CCTAGCCCCGATGCCGTACACCCCAGGTATTTCGCCCAACGACATGGTTTTGTTGAACGAGGAAGACGAGACAACTCTACTGAGAACACAGGTTGCGAAGATTGCGCGCCGCCTCACCGTCATGGAGCAGGACAACCAGCGCCGTGCCAACCGAGAGCTTTTCCTCTACCCCGCCGTCTTCGGCTACTTCATGATGAAGGTTCTGTGGTGGTTCTTCAAAAGCAGATGA
- the LOC121377217 gene encoding uncharacterized protein LOC121377217 isoform X1, with protein MEDVNSYEQQDSYMSTMPADYSNAQSNSYDPDFISDIGHRMQIPDRISMDGNTDLRGGQNRFPSHMFVPDRILVAGDEKHIGLKSGLQTLDFSNVGPSSDSMSYVGLITPPRTLTLEERFPIVEETEMQSLNKIPPKLESNGLAPMPYTPGISPNDMVLLNEEDETTLLRTQVAKIARRLTVMEQDNQRRANRELFLYPAVFGYFMMKVLWWFFKSR; from the exons ATGGAAGATGTTAATTCGTACGAG CAGCAGGATTCCTACATGAGCACCATGCCGGCGGATTACAGCAACGCCCAGTCAAACTCTTACGACCCGGATTTCATCTCAGACATCGGCCACAGGATGCAGATCCCCGACAGAATTTCGATGGACGGCAACACCGACCTCCGTGGAGGTCAAAACCGCTTTCCTTCGCACATGTTCGTCCCCGACAGAATACTTGTAGCTG GTGATGAGAAGCACATAGGTTTGAAGAGTGGTTTACAGACACTGGACTTCAGCAACGTTGGTCCGTCTTCTGATTCGATGTCGTATGTCGGACTCATCACCCCGCCGCGCACTCTCACCCTGGAAGAGCGGTTTCCAATCGTAGAGGAGACTGAAATGCAGAGTTTGAATAAGATACCCCCAAAACTTGAATCAAACGG CCTAGCCCCGATGCCGTACACCCCAGGTATTTCGCCCAACGACATGGTTTTGTTGAACGAGGAAGACGAGACAACTCTACTGAGAACACAGGTTGCGAAGATTGCGCGCCGCCTCACCGTCATGGAGCAGGACAACCAGCGCCGTGCCAACCGAGAGCTTTTCCTCTACCCCGCCGTCTTCGGCTACTTCATGATGAAGGTTCTGTGGTGGTTCTTCAAAAGCAGATGA
- the LOC121377217 gene encoding uncharacterized protein LOC121377217 isoform X2, which produces MEDVNSYEQDSYMSTMPADYSNAQSNSYDPDFISDIGHRMQIPDRISMDGNTDLRGGQNRFPSHMFVPDRILVAGDEKHIGLKSGLQTLDFSNVGPSSDSMSYVGLITPPRTLTLEERFPIVEETEMQSLNKIPPKLESNGLAPMPYTPGISPNDMVLLNEEDETTLLRTQVAKIARRLTVMEQDNQRRANRELFLYPAVFGYFMMKVLWWFFKSR; this is translated from the exons ATGGAAGATGTTAATTCGTACGAG CAGGATTCCTACATGAGCACCATGCCGGCGGATTACAGCAACGCCCAGTCAAACTCTTACGACCCGGATTTCATCTCAGACATCGGCCACAGGATGCAGATCCCCGACAGAATTTCGATGGACGGCAACACCGACCTCCGTGGAGGTCAAAACCGCTTTCCTTCGCACATGTTCGTCCCCGACAGAATACTTGTAGCTG GTGATGAGAAGCACATAGGTTTGAAGAGTGGTTTACAGACACTGGACTTCAGCAACGTTGGTCCGTCTTCTGATTCGATGTCGTATGTCGGACTCATCACCCCGCCGCGCACTCTCACCCTGGAAGAGCGGTTTCCAATCGTAGAGGAGACTGAAATGCAGAGTTTGAATAAGATACCCCCAAAACTTGAATCAAACGG CCTAGCCCCGATGCCGTACACCCCAGGTATTTCGCCCAACGACATGGTTTTGTTGAACGAGGAAGACGAGACAACTCTACTGAGAACACAGGTTGCGAAGATTGCGCGCCGCCTCACCGTCATGGAGCAGGACAACCAGCGCCGTGCCAACCGAGAGCTTTTCCTCTACCCCGCCGTCTTCGGCTACTTCATGATGAAGGTTCTGTGGTGGTTCTTCAAAAGCAGATGA